TCCATAATAATCCGGTCCGGTAATTTTCGATCATGACAGCAATAGGACCTTGGTCGATAGCCAGATAACGTTGCGGATACCAATGGTCCGTTTCGCTGAAAGCATCGTAGAATCCGAAAGGCCCGAACACTTTATCTCCCATACCATACAGATGGCGCATCACTTGCATGGAATATTCCGGTGTATAGACAATAGACGAAAGTGCGGCGGTAGGGGAGATCACTCCTTTGTCGTCCTGTTCATTGGGCGAATGAGCCGCATATCCATCGACGGAGTAGCTGGCGGTCAGTCCCCAACAATCCGGTCCGAAACCTTTGTAATGTTTAGGGTTGCGGATGCAGTAAGCACGGTTGACCAGTGTCAGGTTGCGCATTTCGTGGAAGTAGCTGGGGCAGTATTCATCTTTCAGTCCCACCGGATCAAGTCCGAGGAAAGAGTATTGAGCCCAGAAAAGCGGTCCGGCTTCGGTGCCCTGATAGCGGAGATGTAACTCGATACCTTCCACTTTATGCGGAGAAACGATGGCTCCGTTCTGTGCCCAACCGTCATGATAGACAGCCGCAGGTACTCCGTGTGTAGGAGAAGCGGCGGCAAGAATATACATAATCATACATTCGTTGTAGCCGTGTACAGGGAAATTCATTTCCCAGCCATACGTCGGACTCCAATGCCAGTAAAGAACGTTTTGTCCGCCTTGCCGATACCAGTTCCAGTCGACATCCCGCCAAATCTGGTCGATACGTTGGGCGAGTGCTTTCTCTTTCTCGTTTCCGTTGACATAATATTGGTGTACGGCCAGCAGACCTTGGATGAGGAAAGCGGTCTCTACCAGATCGCCCCCATTATCTTTCTGACCGAATGGTTTCACCTTGCCCGTATCACCATACCACCAATGAGGGTAAGCTCCGTGGAAACGGTCTGCCTTTTCGAGGAAAGAAACGATGCGTTCCATTCGCGCCAGTCCCTCTTCGCGAGTGACGTAACCACGGTCGATTCCGGCAAGGATAGCCATGATGCCGAAGCCGCTGCCGCCGGAAGTGACTACATTGGCATCGTTTTCTGGATAAACGCCGTCCACAT
The Bacteroides luhongzhouii DNA segment above includes these coding regions:
- a CDS encoding glucoamylase family protein, whose translation is MSALPLMLLFLSTVALTFQSCKGKSKSDNLSAATDSLSDDALMDSVQRRTFLYFWEGAEPNSGLAPERYHVDGVYPENDANVVTSGGSGFGIMAILAGIDRGYVTREEGLARMERIVSFLEKADRFHGAYPHWWYGDTGKVKPFGQKDNGGDLVETAFLIQGLLAVHQYYVNGNEKEKALAQRIDQIWRDVDWNWYRQGGQNVLYWHWSPTYGWEMNFPVHGYNECMIMYILAAASPTHGVPAAVYHDGWAQNGAIVSPHKVEGIELHLRYQGTEAGPLFWAQYSFLGLDPVGLKDEYCPSYFHEMRNLTLVNRAYCIRNPKHYKGFGPDCWGLTASYSVDGYAAHSPNEQDDKGVISPTAALSSIVYTPEYSMQVMRHLYGMGDKVFGPFGFYDAFSETDHWYPQRYLAIDQGPIAVMIENYRTGLLWKLFMSHPDVQAGLTKLGFNTNKQDVRQK